Genomic window (Arachis hypogaea cultivar Tifrunner chromosome 13, arahy.Tifrunner.gnm2.J5K5, whole genome shotgun sequence):
tgtatcaaaattctttaaaattataaaaaaataaatttatttaaaatgaaagtaatgtgattaagtgtaatttatttagatgtaattaaaaaataattgagtactatgtacagtaaaaaattaatgttattgaaagataaaattaaattaaaatttatttttatgtatcgtttttgtccctaatgttttcgtcctatttaagtctctaacgtttcaaaatcgtctcaattttgtcccgccgtcaattctgttaattaacggatccctaacggcaggacaatattgagtcaattttgaaacgttagggacttaaataggacgattgaaacgttagggacaactttgggacttaccccaaatgttggggacaaaaacgatactttactctattaaTACTAGTATTACTTGTATCAatataatatattagtattttatttaaaaaatattattttatttatgatatacaAAAAGGGTAAGCAGAGAATTGtgctaaaagttttagaaagataaatctaaattaagAATCTTTGATTCTCTTTCCATAAGACACGTAGAGAAAGGCGAGGGAATAATATGAAGATAATTTATATTATGgaatgataagaaagaaaagaaagaaagaaagaacgaaaaaaaTGAGATAAgtagagatatggtggtgagtctACCGAGATTTGCTTTCCAGAGATGCATCGGTCAATCcaggggatggtcgcacctgtaagacagaggttgcttacagagattatgtttgcatacatcggctcaagagagtcgcacctgtaagataGAAGTTGCTAATAGAGGTTATGGCACTGGAagccaaactcagacaaaggttgctggGTTAAGTaggaatataatttaataaataacagagaataaaaagaattaaaagaacaaattaaaagaaactaaaggaatctctgccacaggagggCAGAGAATAAAGATTAAAAGAATCCAATAAATCTCTGTCACAGGAGAGCAGagcacaaaaaagaaaagaatgtattaattgaaaggatctctgccacaggagagaacaggacaaagataaagaaaaagttttaaaagactGTCTGCCATAGGAGAGCAGATGCGaccttgtttgggccttagtgccaaatgtatagtggggactcccacacactgagaactgttttccaaaTGTAAGCATATTGAAATACATTTAAAAGTCATACTGTATGCGGCTTGGCCGTAAGACTTATATGCACACTGTATGTATCTGGAAAATCATATCTGGGACTTGTCCTCGGGTAATGTCGGAAGCGGGTAGGCAAtcaacacatgagctcatggcctgcgagAGGAATAGACATACATCATACTTACTTGcgcatatttatttttgagtgtgttttctatgattgtgtgtgcttgtgattggattctatgtTGAATTGAATTGTACTTTGTTGACTGTTATTGCTGACCAAGTATATAtgcaatgaatatatatatatatatataactatacaccccaaccctactaagaactcttcagttcttaccccctatttccacccccttttagctacaggtgcgaaggtttagtgtggaactacaggagcatagaagattacTTTTACAAGTtgagttggtagattttatttttcctctcgtcatttattattttggttttataGGGGTAGGATTTGTATTTGAGAATTtctgaataagtctatgtatttaatgctatgtgaatatatatatttttaggaaaagtataggtagacaacgaaaatattaaacaatgtgaacaatggatatatcggatgttcatttcactaggtgtgcgaatggttattctaatatttatatttagGTGGGTAATCTAGAGGTGTAGTGTGTTttgatttgattggtggttgtttattttgttcaaaaaaattattggttATCTAGCATAATTCTGTGATTAAGAGGTTTAAAGTAAAAACCTTTCCTTTTCTTGATTAAAGTTTCAGTTCGtattcgcgaaggctcaatattaaataaagatagtatataataaaaaagtttaGAAGTAAGTAACGCTCAAACTTTTAGTACAATCATAAAGTGATacaagttagggtgttacatgctAAATAAAGCTACTATGTCTAATTCTAATACTATGCCTACTCCTATGATGCCTTCTTTAAAATTGACTCTACAAGCCATTGATCTGCTTGAAGATCCTACATTGTACAAATTAATTGTAGATGGTCTTTAATATGTTACTCTCACTCATCCTGAAATCTCATATTCAATGAATCCGGTTAGTCAATTCATGCACCAACCACATGAACACCACTAGAAAATTGTCAAGAGAATCCTTCGATATCTAACAGGTATAAAACATCATGGAATACACAAAGTGTTTTGATTTTTGGCTCTTGGCCTTTGCAGATGTTGAATGGGCCACAAATATTAATAATCGACGATCTACAAGTGATTATTGTATTTTCTTGGGTAGTAATTCAATTTTCCATAGTAGCCTCAAGCAACAAACTATAAGCAGGTCTTCAACAGAAGCAAAATATCGCTGTTTAGCTGACACGACAACGAAACTTGTGTGGATCTGGAAGAAATTTGAGTTCACTCACCCATTGCATCCACCATCTTCTGCAATAATCTTGGAACTGTACTTTTAGCCGAGAATCCTGTCCTTCATGGTAGGAGTAAGCATTTTGAAGTGGACCTCCACTTTTCTCCTGATCATGTTTCTAAAGACCACTTTCATgttgttcatattctttctcaTGCATAAATTGCtgacatttttataaaaattctaccAACTACCTTATTCAATGAATTTATGTACAAACTAAGggtgttttcaaaaattcctcTTTAGTTCGAGGGAGGTGTAAAGAATACAAGTGTATTAAAAGTCACTTAAGATGTATGAATTGCTAGGCTTTATCTCAATTGtgaaaaactcaaataaaaaaatttaataatagatATAGATTAAGGATGTGTTTGATTTAGCgttaaaaagaagagaagtaCGTTTGAATGTATTGAATAGTTAGATGTTTTTTTGTTCTaaatgttaggaaattatttgatttcctaacttatttgtgggcaatacatatattaattataatcacaaattatgctatttcaaattaaatgacttatataatgatgatctcttttattgttataaatgttaaattgaataagtcattattacttttgatttggaattaaatgagaataaaaccggatattatcttttgttccttagataattatctttatggattttagatatacggaaaagctctgcatacaagccctaatggcttgtatgccATACAAGTTCATTAAACAATAAGATCAAAATACGCGCTGCTTCAGGacgttgattacacgcgctatataacatcgcgcgtatatctaactaccagatttaaaatatttctttcccttttcgttttcgttattttgagatttcgttcttcttcttctcccgcgtttaccctccttcttctccattgttcttttcttctccttttctcactAGCATCTTCTTCGTTTAGGTTACCTTTGtctctctctgcaactccatcttcgttttctatttttgatttgttgtttttcgaaatcaaattttgatctcgttttgaagataatggatcattcaacctcagattgtcatcTGAATgcaggcgaagtggattatgagtCAGAAACTAACGAAgtccctgaggtttgatttacataggattagtatgaaatttctttcagtaatttgtatagcattgtgtagttgaaAAATTACTGAACATTACTGTGAAAGTAACACGTTTACGTGAATCTGTCGATTCAATGTATTAGTTGTGATTAATTACCTGGAATttgtagcagacgctcgggtgtagatcaattcTTGTTTGGGTGTACTTTagctagaagtgtgggtgtatctacactttactggttttttgttattttaatttacttgttGTTGTTCAGCTGTATTATAACAGACATGATTAGGTGTGTTTTTAGAACTGTATTATATCTGCAtgctgtgtatttacagtttatggctttaaaaGTCATTCTGTTGTTGAGTTGTTGCGGTTAGGGTGTATGGtattagacatgattgggtgtatttgaatcatatctatgggtgtatttacagttctgacacggtgtattttgcagcctctctcagttgttgatgacgagcttgttccaaaggttggaatgacctttactacccttgaagatgctggaaaattttacaggaactacgccaaggctgcaggtttctctacaagagtttggtgcacaaataggaagggaaacgagattaagaaccaactgattacatgtagcagagagggaaaatggaaatctaaaatatctccaaccgagaagaccaatccgacagccggtctaaactgtcctgcaagaatttatatacacacattgaaggatgtcggtgcttagatcatttcaaaggttgtgctggatcattcacacccctgctgtccaagcaaagcagagatgctcaaacagcacagggaactaagcatgtccattcgtcgtacgatagagaataacgaggaggccggtatcagaccaagcaaaacctaccaatcatttgttgctgctgccgggggtcaccgcgagttaaattttatcgaaaaggacgtgaggaattacattaccagggaagtgcggaatgtttccgaacaagaagatgcaaagggattcgggaaatatttcttaagaatgaaagagaagaatccgaatttcttttttgagctccaactcgaagaggatcaatcgattaagctggctttttgggccgatgcaagaagcagagccgcctttgagtatttcggagacgtcatttcattcgacaccacctacaatacaaacaggtaacaaactgtccctgtttatgatgccaaattaatttatttttacgaatccgcagtagaggtgtatattggctgtttgATTGGGTGTATGCGAAGCATTTGTTAGGGTGTagctaatgattttgcattctggaccatggtaatttgtttcagatataatttggtctgtggttcttttgtcggggtgaatcaccacggtcaatcaacacttctcggatgctctttgatgaagaacgaagaaattgaatcattcaaatggttatttcaaagctggcttcgttgcatgggaggaaacgctccgaaagggtttctcaccgatcagtgcgcatccatgaaaagggctttagaggcctgtatgccaacaacagttcaccgctggtgcatttggcacatcatgaagaagattccaagcaaattaaacgggtacaagggacatgccgatatcgaacaagaaatgagccaagttgtttggaactctcacagcaaagactcattcgataggaattggaacgattttctgctgaattttggtcttggggacaacaagtggctttcaggtaatgtctttttaaaatctgcatcagaggtgtaaattgcatgtttttttgggtgtatttatagactgtctttgggtgtattatgcagatctgtacgaagaccgtcacatatgggttcctatctatctggatcaccatttctgggcagggatgagaagcacacaaaggagcgagagcatgcattcattttttaacaagtatatcacccggaacagctcgcttattcagttcgtcaaacaatacgataattgcctcggaagcagggagcaagcagagagagaatcagatgctgcagattttcatacggtcataccgtgtgcaaccaaatcctgcattgaagctcagtttcaagatgcgtacactcacgcaaagtttagggaagtccaagcgcaattcagaggaaaggcgaattgcatcaccagactaaagaattccgctctaggctattcagtatacgaagtcggagaacaagtttccagctcaatattcaacaagttcgtggttacttacgactcggttgcagccgaggtaaaatgccattgcttattattcgagtcgagagggatactgtgccgtcacgcactaagcgtgttaagcttcgaacaagtaagccaagtgtcaccgagatacatactggaacgatggagcaagaaggtaaagaggcgacacacacacatcaagagcagccacgacgagccactaatggagccaagaagcaagaggttcgaccaattggtttttcgttcgcaaaatatatgcgaatttgcctccgaatcagaggagctgactgcaattctgcaccgcgcgtacgataacgtcatggccgagatggaagcattaaaagccaaaaggaaggggacatcttctttatcccacgaagacgccaacttggaatccgttaacgagcttcaaagcccgccaaggattcgaacaagaggacgtccaaaaaacaggctaggttcaaagctggagaaacagatcgcaaattccacaaagaagaagaagacgaaagttttaagcgaggtaaaagtaatgttctttaaatttgtggcgattgagtttatttttctcgttaatagtttaggtAATGTGTGTATGTTATAtttcagataaacctgtttgatgctgcatcagcggcgcattcaaattgcagccaatatcaaggacacgttatgagttatcagttcagggtaccagcagcaggggataactgGTTGGGTGTATAGTattacagaatatgggtgtaaaagcactgttaTTTCGGGTGTATTTTCGTTAATTCACAatttagatataaatataaaacaaaagctgtaaaaattcTCAGGTTATGggtttatatttgatttgatgtttttcttcatattttagtacatgtaattcatacattttgaatacagcgcagacagtttgggtgtatatttaatacaaccttgggtgtattattagacttgcgttgggtgtagcattttataatttgtgttttttccttcatattttagcacctgtaatacagcttttgaatacatcacagacagtttaccagcacagatagtttaactatgggaaaaaatatacatggaatagaagttgtagataaatggcaaatatttacatcatttgttcaatttacaaactacccagtttttatatcagcagaattaatctgacaaaacggacttAATAATAtagaggatggcttcgacagccttatagcactactctctctaattgcctGATCTCTCTGGgtattcatctcactgaatagtatccgggatgcgtactccactctatagtggtccacctcctcctacaataaaaaagtatattctgtttaaacagcaatattaattcagtaaagtaatacagagttatatggttctaaagacagttacctgtggccaattatcccattgatacttcccctttttgatgttttccggctcaattatctccatccacttcataacgtacacagcgcagtcatagctgaaaacaaagaaaataaattacaaatctcatttacaaAAGTTTAATGATCAGactcacaaatttataccttgttttttggcctgatattttaacatatggtgatttaatttccttctccCTCTCCCCTTTCTGAAGAGGTTTCCCGCCGGCATATGctatcaatcttgaaaatacgTATCCCTTAAATacgaaaacaaatcagtaatacacccgaatgaatggacaagatacacccaactgaatggacaatatacacccatcaCAAGTAACGAaaatagacctatctattaaagtaaagaagacagaggcaacttacagtgaatttattaatggTCTTTCTCTCATCAGTGGGAGCTattttgtgtagcgggtcaagtatttgaCATTTACGCTTTCTTGTATttatcagccataaccaccaatgcccAGCGTAGCAGACAGgggcaaaaatctgaaggattccCACACATgaacagtgtgttattttattttgcaaataagtaaataagcgtagtaacaaatttagcaaacgaaaacttacatatgggtgcgaagtcaatttttttctatctatgaagggaatgaaactcgggtaggcttccaccctgaattccttTTTCGTTTTTGGTGATACGAATTCCCCGTTTGGGTGATCCGAAAGCGCCATGCACTGCAAGAATGGGAAACGAGAAATGAAATACTAAACTTACACCCAATGGAACGTgacaaatacacccaaatcaatacagaaaatacacccgaagttcgtagaagtaacacttaccacaatatcgggggggagacagtatatttgttcttgaaatctcttttcatttttgttgttgaggatgaggcagacggcagatacaatctagaaatatatgccgaaatcaattttacattGATAAGCATTGTAattgactttggtgtaaaaacagtaatcttattctaatattacctgagattctatatcactttttgcctggagggaagcaaggtgcattctcatcaaaatgtattctccttGGCCAATCAGAGTGCACATCTCCTCATACTCGTTAGTATTTCCATCTGCAtcttccttcagtctcgtcccccagatgtagcacttttgtttcatatcatccgtaATCTGATATAATCCCCgaggagtttcaaactttgcagaactttctcccccagtctccgTCTGAATTTGTGGACTTGTGTTTTTTCCCTTCGTCGCGCTGCTTGCTATTCTTTGGACCAAACTGTCCAATTGTTCTATCAAATTCGCAGCTTCTGGAGATTTTTCCCTTTCTGTCTCCTGTGTTGAcgccccctcctggcttgaatcagtcaatccaaggctgaatgatggcaccccTGGATCTGTTTTCGGAACATAGGaagctgtccgtgccatcatcaacagggcagcagcgtcttctgcgtctggatgactgcgtcatcatgtataagaataagaataagaataagaatatacagaTGATAAGgaaagattgattttagtctgatgaacttacactttagttggagctgggggaaccgtgggtgtggtctcttgaagttgtttgggggtttcaggagtgctgcacagttacaaaaaattaatcacgGCGTAAAAGAAACtaatcaggaacaatatacacccaaactgttagctaatatacacccaaactccaaacaaatatacactcaatactatttcttacgtttccgtagtcccttcaatctgtagcataggggttggttcaaaatctgtctctgtggttgtttgggatgccggcacaaaaacctgaatcgggactctaaacaagaagaaaaatgaaaggttaacaacgcctttgaaaataataaggttataaggttgaatattattgtaaaactcacattgcaagcgcttcggacggtgtctgttccctcacaaccatcatattcgaatcagacggactcaacctaaaatacacccaaagaaattcaagaaatacacccgaacaattcaaaaagaagacaggctttgtttttttgagaacttacatacttgcagtttttgcttttttttcctgccttttttttcttgaataaaataataaagggcttttttttctaaaaaaaaatatatacagaattagaagtagaagggtaatagaagaacaaaagtaacggttatttgaaagagaaattacatgctctgtgacggctggtttacactactctgttctgtgtttccttgagaggaaggagcatcagttcccaagttcacagccggtattcTAAGACAGATTTGATCCAAGCAACACAACAAAGTTAATATTCCAACTTATTagacaacatacacccaacttgatccactcaatacacccaaatggtacCACAAGACACACCCAattcatgataacaagattttattaaataataaagcttcttacgtttcagacgacacatagcgaccttctgtcgatcgcaggtcaggttggttctccctgcgaaacaagaaacaattattagcatgcaaaacacaacaaaatatgaaatagacAGCCCatcaagacatacccctctgcagcagatttatcaacATTTTGCCCTAGCCATTCATCCAGttcgtcacttgatatttcat
Coding sequences:
- the LOC140177439 gene encoding protein FAR-RED IMPAIRED RESPONSE 1-like, producing the protein MVICFRYNLVCGSFVGVNHHGQSTLLGCSLMKNEEIESFKWLFQSWLRCMGGNAPKGFLTDQCASMKRALEACMPTTVHRWCIWHIMKKIPSKLNGYKGHADIEQEMSQVVWNSHSKDSFDRNWNDFLLNFGLGDNKWLSDLYEDRHIWVPIYLDHHFWAGMRSTQRSESMHSFFNKYITRNSSLIQFVKQYDNCLGSREQAERESDAADFHTVIPCATKSCIEAQFQDAYTHAKFREVQAQFRGKANCITRLKNSALGYSVYEVGEQVSSSIFNKFVVTYDSVAAEVKCHCLLFESRGILCRHALSVLSFEQVSQVSPRYILERWSKKVKRRHTHIKSSHDEPLMEPRSKR
- the LOC114925018 gene encoding uncharacterized protein, coding for MMARTASYVPKTDPGVPSFSLGLTDSSQEGASTQETEREKSPEAANLIEQLDSLVQRIASSATKGKNTSPQIQTETGGESSAKFETPRGLYQITDDMKQKCYIWGTRLKEDADGNTNEYEEMCTLIGQGEYILMRMHLASLQAKSDIESQIVSAVCLILNNKNEKRFQEQIYCLPPDIVCMALSDHPNGEFVSPKTKKEFRVEAYPSFIPFIDRKKLTSHPYIFAPVCYAGHWWLWLINTRKRKCQILDPLHKIAPTDERKTINKFTGYVFSRLIAYAGGKPLQKGEREKEIKSPYVKISGQKTSYDCAVYVMKWMEIIEPENIKKGKYQWDNWPQEEVDHYRVEYASRILFSEMNTQRDQAIRESSAIRLSKPSSILLSPFCQINSADIKTG